From a region of the Ardenticatena maritima genome:
- a CDS encoding Yip1 family protein: MSRPITEMLNESIAVLTSPSVATFERVERNGTKQDALQYVIAAAVVSAAFSAVIALIFAVVGNASMMSVIGALIRGLVIPVAGFYVFAYLVHLIGKQQGGTGTEDEVFYTIALISAPLLAFNSIIGSIPLLNCLALLFTFLIQIYMIYLTYLAVRASMNLESTPAIITTVVAWVVQFIVRIGISIILTVFGLAAS, from the coding sequence ATGAGCCGCCCAATCACTGAAATGTTGAATGAAAGTATCGCTGTTCTCACGAGTCCGAGTGTCGCTACGTTTGAACGTGTTGAGCGCAACGGCACAAAACAGGATGCGCTCCAATATGTCATCGCAGCGGCTGTTGTGAGCGCTGCTTTCTCCGCAGTCATAGCCCTCATTTTCGCCGTCGTGGGAAACGCCAGCATGATGAGTGTTATTGGTGCGCTCATCAGGGGGCTTGTGATTCCCGTTGCAGGGTTCTATGTATTCGCCTATCTGGTGCACTTGATTGGCAAACAGCAAGGCGGCACGGGAACGGAAGATGAAGTCTTCTACACGATCGCACTCATCAGCGCTCCGCTTCTGGCATTCAATAGCATCATTGGCAGCATTCCCCTCCTCAATTGCCTGGCACTGCTATTTACCTTTCTCATCCAAATCTACATGATTTACCTCACGTATCTGGCGGTCCGCGCGAGCATGAATCTTGAATCAACGCCCGCGATCATTACGACTGTTGTGGCGTGGGTTGTCCAGTTCATCGTTAGGATAGGTATCTCCATCATTCTGACGGTTTTCGGGCTCGCCGCATCATAG